The Vanessa tameamea isolate UH-Manoa-2023 chromosome 8, ilVanTame1 primary haplotype, whole genome shotgun sequence DNA segment ataaaattataatcaatttaataagaatagataaattatataaataaaatcaatagcatattaataggaaataaaaatattcctttcGAAGCAACAAGGGAATTCCCTTTCCCTTACACTGTGACGAATAGAAAAATTAGCAAGAAGAACGTTCGGAAATCTCGTATcgtattcgtaaaaaaaaattgataatataatatattgttatgacttattgatattaaaataaccttatgaatatttttatttaatacatctgATTTTTTAActctatgtatatattgtagACATCAAAaacctattatattttaaagtagtgATTACTGAACGAGGCTTTGCAGTGATCAAAACGTAGCACGTACCGTCAACCAGTGTTTTCAAGTTTGAAGTGCTTTTGTAAATACACTTAATTTCGTAGTGCCAGAAATATTAACAGTGATTCatagttaaatgaatattactaTAACGTATTAATCCTTATTAGAAAAGTCGTATAACAAATTTTTATCTAtttgactattttttaatatttagattttatatctgtaataaagattttttcacctagaacattataataaattgattctaattattaatatcggtCCTGAATTAGGTTGAAAATGCTACGTCCAGACACTGTAACTCAACCTGTGGAtaacttatttacaaatataaataaaatcaacattgACATTTTATCAGAATTACAAAAAGATGTGAATCCTTATGATATGGTTTCCTTGGTGTTTCTTTTATATGATACTCCTGATACAGCACTTCAgagattaattttataccaaAGAGTTTCAAAAGATGTTGAAGCCAATAATATGAACTTGCTGTATGACTGGGCACTTTATGCACAGTCTCGATCTACCTGGAGATACGAGTTTCTAGAAGCTCTCGCTATTTGTAGGCTTTACAAGGTAATCAGAAAACTGGGCTTTAATGTTTCTAATGTAAAAAAGCATTACTTGCCAGATAACATTTATGTTACGGTCTACATAGATCCTGTTAAAAAagctttgtataaaatatgtgaaaatatGACATTGGAACATTTATCAAAGTTCAAAAGAAcattaatttcatacaaaataaatatctcagAGCATGACATGTGTGAAATTATATTCTTAGAACTTATGagtcaaaaatttatattattaggacAATATGACAAAGAAACAAAGAAGTACAATGGTAACTATGACATTGAAGAACTTGCAGTAATATTTGATAACTTAAGCCATTTTGGTAAATATGCAAcaattttaagagaaataaagAACCAGACAAACAGCCAAAACAATCTGGATTCTTCAAAACAAATGACCAGTGTTGATAATAAACTTACCTCCAGAGTAAATAACTCTCTAATCCAGAGTAAAACAACTGttaatgattttaaagaaaCATTTGAGTACTTCAATCAGTTACAATTAGAGGAAGAATTCGATTCAATCTTTAAATCAGATAGAAGTAAATTAGGAACAGATGCTTATCCTTTAAAGAACCTTAAACGAATTGGtgtatgttgtattataaatcaagAGAAATTTCATCCATCAAAAGACAGTATCAAGCACAGAACATCTGCAGTGTTATCCGATCGTGTAGGATCCACATATGACCTTATAGCTTTAGAAGAGACAATGACCTTGTTAAATTTTGAAGTAATAAGTAAATCTAATTTGGATCAAATTgaagtatttcaatttataaaagaagTAATTAAGAAACATACTTGTGCTGAAGATAGTGTATTTATGCTTTGTATACTCTCTCATGGTGTAAGGGGACATGTATATGCCGCAGATTCGACCACAATAAAAattgaagatattaaaaatttattagacTCTGATGAAGCAGTTCAACTTCATGGTATACCTAAAGTCTTAATCATCCAAGCATGTCAAACTGAATCAGAACTAGACATCTATAGCAAACTAGTAGCTGACAGTCCTAGATCAGATTTCTATTTGAAAAAGACACACTTCCTTGTATTCTGGGCCACAGCTCCCTCGTATGAAGCTTTTAGAAATGAAGATAAAGGTTCATTGTTTATACAATCCTTATGTCTGCTCATTAAGAAAAAGGTTGAGCATGAACAAATATATGATATCTTTACTAAAGTCATAGATTATGTTTCACATCTATGCACTTATCTGAAGCAACATCAAGTGCCTTTTATTGAAActacattaagaaaaaaactatatttagcTATacctcattaatttaaaaaaatatatttgttcccATTGAAAGaatcatatacaaatatacttatgtTATGTTGCATACAGAaacttaaattgtaacaatctttttgtcattttgtttaatttcataaaatgtaaagtacaatattaatataagggAATATTGTTGTgtacatttgtaaatttaacCTCTCTATTggatttgttatttgtttgtaatgtattataaaatttaattgagataTTTATGACATACGTAAAGTACTATAGAGTAGTAAAAGAAGcaggaattatttatttaatttaaagcctACCATGAGTATTGGAGATATGTATTCACACAATATACTCATCACAAGGAAGTACatgtattatttgatataaatgtggaagtcaaattaaagtggatttacatagttaaatgaaatatttttgtattaaaaatgaagatatattaatcaagaactgtttgtagtaaatcataaagtggacttatcaacaaaacatttgtgatattgaaaagtatggtttgttttggttctttcctattctcgttggaatagagtatagggcCTGATGTCATTCAGGACGATGGTTGCAAGAATTCATTTTGTAGTGACTAGGCATTTCATTAAATTGATAATGAAGCTTACAACTAAAATcatgtaattatattcaataattttctcaaaacatatttctatataacatatattctgACAATCTTGTTCCAATTTAGAAATTTGGTGGTCCCTCagttttagaaaaattcaaccattttaataatttatttagttactaagtaataaaataaaacttgtaacaTAGTAAACtgtgaaattgtttttatatttttttacccatGTTGGTATATACTCAGGGGCATTCACAAagctttaccaccaagtaaaataggAATTGAATATTCAGTGCATAATTTaggataattatatttatagtatattaaaattttgtatattttaaaataaaaaaataaaataagcaattctttcaatatttaatgaGATATCAGTTTTTGTAAAGTCCTTTACAGCAACTTCAAAGGCATTTCTTTCTTCATCAGTTCTTAGTTTTGACcacatattttctaaatataaccGTTGATGtttctgtataaatttaaaactgtgtTTTAAGGTGGCACCCACATGGAGAGTTTTTAAACTAACTTCTAATTTACCTATTCTAGTAATAAAAGGTAAACTACTTGTGACAAACCTATGTGGGCCATGTCTTGATCTAATAATTGCTATCCTagtattttcattacaatattttgttaggAATCCATTTTTAACTGCTGCTACACCAAAATCGCCATGTAACTGCTGGATTTTTTCAAAGatcatatcattaaataattttgatttcaaaGATAGAGCTTTATACTCTGGCACTGTTGGTGATACTATTTCGACAGTTATGTAcctgaaattgaaatattaaaaatttccaaatattcgaaattcgaaatattaaataatttaaatacaacataatttaTAGATACGAtagtttaataaagatattctcACTGTTACCTATTTTTAAAGCGCACCATATTTACGCTGTTAatcttataatgattttatagaaatgtattttttttaaaaccgaaaagactataattaaattatcttttacgtTTAAAACACTTTTAACAATGTGGAGCAAAACAAGTACATAGTGTTGTCGTTTTCTATTATTTGTACTTGACATTTGACGGTCAGCAGTTGGCACTACCGTAACAAACTACAGaaacatagattatatatacaacagatttttattatacactttTAGTGTTACCCAACATTATTATACGCTTTTCTACAGGAACAGCCTAAACAGCTAGAGATGTGATGTCAattcaagtaataatattaaatattataattttaataacacaagTGTTAATCGTTGCTAATTGGAGTAGAAATTGATACAACACGAATATATAAACGTGAACACAAGCGTTTATAGAGTCACATGAGAGATGTTTCCATAGATTAAGACTATCGCACTAAAGCCATGCAATCAGGTTTTTGACACGATTCCGCtatggtaataaataatattgtcattCTAAATTACACGTTTTCTTGGTAATTTCTATACAAATTGTAATTCGAAGAATTTTCCTAAGACTTTAAAACAACCCAACGTGTAATGGAAGcttaacaattttaaagttactatggtgcatattaaaacaaatcaatagtTCTTTCGATGGCGCGAAATtcaaaagatatatttgtttCAGGATTGAGCGTTGCAAGTTTTTAAAAACAGTACTATATagcaataattacttattatgtgtatatttattatgtacatggacataattaatagaaatcgtaatataatacttttcttTTTACATGTATAGTATCATTGGTCATACTTGTGTTTATGATGAGTAGAGGTTAAATAAATAGCACCTTTATTTTATCTTAGCGTTATAAAATCAAGGTCGTTATTTTATTACTCCTTTTATCTTGAACATTATGcctgaataatattatgtttatagaggataattattttatatacaataaggTACGTAACGTAgatagtatacatttttaaattaaaaaagaacaagacattttattttcgaaatattaatacaaataaatcttttaaatgctTTCAAAATACTTTATCTAAATATCAGGAAACGACTGTCTTTAGTTGTTTATTGtaacttgtaatatattaattcattgtagaaaaaaaaaactgtgaagTGAGCTATCTAAAGAAatgaatctaaaatattttattggtgtcGATGTTGGTTCTGGAAGTGTGCGAGCGGCAGTGGTGGATAAATCTGGCCACATAATAAAGACAgcagtaaaaaatttaaatacatggAAACCAAAAGCTGATTACTATGAACAATCTTCAAACAATGTGTGGGAATGTTGTGAATATGTTATAAAggtcataattaatatttatttacttaattgtaatttaaaatagtgtttgtttttttaaatgatacttatttattttacaggcTGTAGTAGAAAATATTGATCCAGAAAATGTAAAAGGTATAGGATTTGATGCAACATGCTCTCTAGTAGCATTAGATAAAAATGGGAATCCTAAAGCAGTAAGTGATTCTTGTAAcaatgaacaaaatattataatgtggaTGGATCATCGTGCACAGGCTGAagctgattttattaataaaactggaCATGGAATACTTGAATATGTTGGTGGTAAAGTTAGCTTGGAAATGGAAATGCCTAAACTTCTGTGGCTAAAGAAAAATTTGCCAAACCAGTGGCCTGAATATGGCTTCTTCTTTGATCTTCCTGATTTCCTTACTTGGAAGGCAACTGGGTCACTAAGTCGTTCATTGTGTTCATTGGTATGTAAATGGAATTATGAATGTTCAATTGATGGAAAACGAGGTTGGAATATGGACTTTATGCGACAAATTGGTCTTGATGATTTAGCTGATGAAGATTTTAAGAAACTTGGAAAGAAAGTCTTAATGCCTGGTGATTACTGTGGAGGCCTTACAAATGAAGTAGCTAGATCACTAAACCTTTTGCCAGGTACACCGGTAGCTACATCAATTATTGATGCCCATGCAGGAGGCTTGGGTATGATTGGAGCAAAAGGACAAAATATTGATGACAACATGTCAAGTAGATTAGGGTTAATTTGTGGTACATCTACATGTCATATGGCTGTTAATACTGAACCAATTTTGGTCAAAGGGGTCTGGGGTCCTTACTTTAGTGCAATGGTACCTAATATGTGGTTAAATGAAGGGGGACAAAGTTCATCGGGAATGTTATTGGACTTTGTCATAGCTAGCCACTCAGCTGGAgcgaaacttttaaataattgcagTTCAGGAGAGTAGgtattcttttaaaaactagataactttatttcaaaagtttgaaagtataattttactatatactcaataaaaactttactaTATCTCTTAAAATTTTGTACTATTTAGTGCAAGAAATCATTTAAGAAAATTGCTGACACAAATGGCTAACAATCAAGGTCTCGAAGATGTAAGCTTGCTGACTAAAGATTTTCATGTCTGGCCAGACTTTCATGGTAATCGTTCACCTTTATCTGATCCTGCAATGAAAGGCATGGTTATTGGATTAACTATCAACCATAGTGAAGAAAATTTGGCACTGTTGTACCTTGCAACTATTCAAGCTCTTTCGGTAAACTTACACAACAAGTgacctataatttatttataaataaactataaaaatgaatgtttttctttttttcagtATGGCACAAGACATATAATAGATGCATTGCGACAGGCGGGTTATGCACCATTCAAATCCTTACCTGTGTGTGGTGGAATCACAAAGGACCCTCTATTTGTTCAGATACAAGCAGATTCAGTTGGACTACCTGTATTGAAACCACATGAAAAAGAATCTGTTTTGGTAGGAGCAGCTATTCTAGGAGCATGTGCTTCAAGTTATTTTAACAATGTGCAGGCTGCGATTCAAAGTATGGGTGGAACGGCAGATGTTGTGAAGCcaaatctaaaaattaaatcataccaTGATAAGAAATACCAAGTTTTTCTCAAAATGTTTCAAGATCAAATACAATACAGGAGCATCATGAATTGCTAATATAGAACGGATTATTCGTTaacagttacaaaaaaatatttctttataaatggttatataaaatatatattttgtatagttttataatttaagtcttaagctcaataatttaaataataagctgCGGTTGGtttttttattcagaaaattaaattatctaaaatgcatttaacttttttttattattaataataagagcaattttattataacttttggtagagatttaaaataaaaaatgctcaAGCTAATGCTATAAGAATTttgaaagagaaaaaataattgttactcgGAATTATCGAATAGCAACACTCACTATTCCTTGTTATAATTTGTCTCACacgtattttgattttacagccctcaatttttttattatgtttatattatatttagattttatcgtAAACAATTCAGTAtaggtttattaatatattaataaattattttgtcgtACCCTAAAGAGGCTTTAAATTTTTGACAAGTATAAACGCAACTCTGTGAATTTAGCGGTAATCTGTGGCCTGATTATGCTAGCTGAGGTGGTATTGGTATTGCAATTCAATATTCggttttattcattcattctatgttatatgatttttttttgatgaaaatGAAAGGTTATGTTGTATTTCACACATATAATacctttattaatttagatttacgtTAAAAACTACAAATTTCAAGTTGTCAATATTGACAAGCAGGTATGTATAGTATCCGACAAAATTTAAAGTACATGTCTAACACATAAAACACCCAAACCCGATGTACTTTCATATTTGTCGATGTAATGTCAATCAATAAGTACAGTTTTCTGTATAAACTACGATATTCTCGTTTAATTTTTAGATCAAGATGTCGAAGCGTACAGCAGAAGATGGTGGCAATGGCAGTAATCAACCACCGATTAAGAAAGTTCATTTTGAACCCCACCTTATTGGTCCAGTGTCCACCCTTGAAGAGATGGATATTAAAGTCTtacaatttcaaaacaaaaaattggCTCAGGTAATATCCTTTGCACTGAATATCATTGTGGATATTATGAAAAACCATTCGAGTTCAATACAAACTCTCTCAGTAGTACTAGAATTCTACAAATAATGTGACAGTCAGCTGTTTACAGATCCTACAGCTGTTTTTAATATctctttcaatattatttgtagTCTAATTACATTGCAAATGAGATATTCCTGATTATTAATACTCCTTGATATAGTTATTAAGTAATTCAGTCttccatattattttttgtttttattttaaagatatattaatgtaggagtgtagtgttttgtttttttttttgttatttaaaatgtataatgtaattcgcctgtagtggtgtatcacaccgtacattaatttattccctactttttcttaaaaatttgtgaatatgccgatggtgtttcgaaaatctataaattaattaataacatagcTTATTACTTAACTACaagaataataatgtttcttcTAAAAGTTgcagttattttataaagttatgttttatattttacattaataacatCTTAgacaacaatttttaattgaataagtaaatgtttgcttgtatgaaataaaaatagcttaTAAACCCATACATCAATTTTTTGTAACTAAgtttttgttatgaatataGTAACcatagttttaaatttcatgtaaataaCATTGTGATTATAAATCAGCAATTCAATAATTTGTAGAGAATTGAGCAACGTCACAGATGTGAAGCAGAATTGCGAGCGAGGATTGAGCAGCTGGAAAAGAGACAAACTCAAGATGATGCGGTGCTGTGTGTAGTCAATAGATATTGGAATTTGCTTAATGAAGACATCAGAGTTTTATTACAACGTTTTGATGCAGAGACAGCAGATGAAtcagaaaataaaagtaattaatagcTCTTCCgatcataaattaaacatatctgTATTTCTCTTACAGTTAAAATAatgcatatatacatatagaaatCAAACAATTCTATGAAACTAGTATGACATTGAATGCTAATAATTAAAGTGCTATTAATGATCATATTACCATGTTACAAAAAACTATGTTCAAACTTCATCTTTTTGTGTAAGGTCATGGAgacaatatgttttatttaggttaatatattgtacatagtGTTTAATATTGTTCATTTCAGTAGTTGAACCCGAATTTCCATGTTATAGATGAGAATGAAGCTACAACTTCATTCCTAATGCAGTTGTCGACATGGGATAAAGAGGAATTAGATGCTCAGCTTGCGAATAGAGTGCAAGTAAGCAAGAGGGCCGTGGCTAAAGTCTTACAAGCATTTGACAGACTTCAGCAGAGAAATGATAAGATCTGGAAAGCCATCAAAGGAGAAGGGGAAGGTAAGGCtagcttaatttttaatacctttatttgttaagtacaataattaatgattattttaacacCAACATGTTTAGTTTGGACTTGGCTTAACAGTGCTTGTTTTTGAAGGTTAAGTCTTACAGACTTTAACTGTACCGCTACAAAGAACAATACATCTTAAATTTCATAATGGGCAGCATAGAGTATATGTAATGAGTGAGCTCTATGTCTTAAGGTGCCAGATTCTATGGGAAAGGTTGCCACTTACTAACCGGGGGCTATTTGCTCCTCTGACTAAAAAAAAGGaagaataattatgatatttaaaaactagAGAACACAAAAACTGCGGTAACATTACCACTGTACtacattaaaaaacacaatttgcTTTTTACCAATTGATTATGATAATGACCTCCTCTTGGTACATTTTTCCATGAAAACATCATCTTCATAAAATGCATCCACCAAGACATTGTACAGTGTGCAAGTGTAAGCATCTGAGTGCTATTAgagttatttaattcaaataaaatagtatggcAAATTTCCATATTTCCAGAATGATTCAGGCTCAGGGCCAACATTCTTTACATGCTTTCCAAGGCATATAAATTAATAGGGGTATAAATTGTTAACTTTCaatgaatgataaaaatgaaaaaattatatattttatagaagcaACTCTGACATTGAACACTCTTGGATTGCTGATTAATAAGACTGTATAGTCTTATTAATCAGCAGTTCCAAGAGTGTTGGACAAACAAATGGGGCagtaaatttaatactaattacttaaaatagaaataagaagaaagatacaataataagaagaaataaTTTTCTTCACTAAGCTTATAATATTGGCTAGCttatatcatttattctacTTCACCAtaaaccaatttaaattttataagtttcatttaaataattgagcttaaattatatatattatgatgctGGTGATAGtacaatagttttatatatcaaaccgttttttttaacaatcaaaACATCCATTCGTAACACAGAAGGAGCTCCAGCACCGTCTCTGGACGAGGTGATCCGCGCCACCAACGAGGAGGTGACGGCGGAGAGCCGGCGGCTGCAGGCGCTGTGCACGTCGCTGCACGAGGGTCACCACGCCATGACGCTGCGGGTGGCGCGGCTGCAAGACGCCGTCAACAGCCGCGACACTGAGAACGCCGAGCTCAAGAATCAGATTGATGACCTGCAGTATGAATTGATGAAGGTCCATAACTCttcatctttatatttattattacttatattagtgaatatagtatatattatgtaattatatttatgtaatgtattacatggtagggctttgtgcaaacccatctgggtatgtgccacccactcatcagatattctgaccccaagcaacaatacttggtattgttgtgttctggtttgaagggtgagtgagccagtgtaactacaggaacaagggacataacatcttagttcccaatgttggttgCGCAtaggcgaagtaagggatggttaatatttctaacagcaccaatgtctatgggcggtactgaccgcttaacatcaggtggcccatttgccggtccaccTAACTATTACTATATCATAATCTGTTTTGATAGtggaattaattatgtaattttaaaatgttaaattatttattgagtatGTTTGGGAGATGggtttaaattttacaagtaatttttattagaaaaaaatatttatagatcaaGTAGTCAATCATCATTTTATAGATCAAAGTAACACCAACCATGACAAATTGTcgacatattaaaaattaaattataatagagtatgtgtttaaaaatattttaaacaaaagtatCTCATTTTCAGGTGCGCTCGAGGAACGACAAACTGGAAAATCACCTCGCAGAAGCGATCGAAAAGCTGAAGAGCTACCACCAgtcgggcggcgcggcggcgggcgcggcgggcggcgcggggggcgcggggggcgcggccTGCGCGCCGCACTCGGCCGCCAGCGCCAAGCTGGAGGACGTGGCGGCCGAGCTGGAGGAGCAGCGCGAGCTGGCCACCAACCGCCTGGCCGAGCTGGACCGCCTGCACCGCCAGCACCGCGACACGCTCAAGGAGCTCGAGAAGCTAAAAATGGACGTGAGTTTACAATTATATCACAATATCTATCAAATGCTGTAACTAATATTTGTCAATGATTGTAAAATTCTCTATAGATCCGGCAACTGCCGGAGTCGGTGATAGTTGAGACGACCGAGTACAAGTGTCTGCAGAGCCAGTTCTCGGTGCTTTACAATGAGTCGATGCAGATGAAAACAGCTCTTGATGAGACTCGTTTGCAACTCCAGAGCGCCAAAAACCTTCACATGCGGCAGATTGAGATGATGGAGGTATGGAAGTATTCAAATTCACTTGCCCgtcttttcttataaatatatgactatattaaatgtttcataGTTTTACgacaattaattttgattttaagaaagtaataaatctcataaagtcaaaactgtttttaagaacatatacaattataaggATAACTcagatgataatattataaataataagtcagGTTTACTTACATAACAATCCTCTGTCTTCTGACGTTTGTCAATCAAGGAGGACAGGAAGAGTAAAATCATTGTTTAACTAAAAATCcgctaaaaatgtttataagtaggacattaataatatgttagtgTTATTTTGAATGATTAAAGTATTGTACCTATTCTGAAAGAACTATAATTTTACAGAGCGAAGAGCTAGCCAGGCAAAAGGCACTACGAGCTGAAATGATTCAACTTGAAGATGTACTTGGTCAATTGCGGAAAGAATATGAAATGTTGCGAATAGAGTTTGAACAGAATCTAGCCGCTAACGAA contains these protein-coding regions:
- the LOC113399790 gene encoding caspase-8, translated to MLRPDTVTQPVDNLFTNINKINIDILSELQKDVNPYDMVSLVFLLYDTPDTALQRLILYQRVSKDVEANNMNLLYDWALYAQSRSTWRYEFLEALAICRLYKVIRKLGFNVSNVKKHYLPDNIYVTVYIDPVKKALYKICENMTLEHLSKFKRTLISYKINISEHDMCEIIFLELMSQKFILLGQYDKETKKYNGNYDIEELAVIFDNLSHFGKYATILREIKNQTNSQNNLDSSKQMTSVDNKLTSRVNNSLIQSKTTVNDFKETFEYFNQLQLEEEFDSIFKSDRSKLGTDAYPLKNLKRIGVCCIINQEKFHPSKDSIKHRTSAVLSDRVGSTYDLIALEETMTLLNFEVISKSNLDQIEVFQFIKEVIKKHTCAEDSVFMLCILSHGVRGHVYAADSTTIKIEDIKNLLDSDEAVQLHGIPKVLIIQACQTESELDIYSKLVADSPRSDFYLKKTHFLVFWATAPSYEAFRNEDKGSLFIQSLCLLIKKKVEHEQIYDIFTKVIDYVSHLCTYLKQHQVPFIETTLRKKLYLAIPH
- the LOC113399791 gene encoding ribonuclease P/MRP protein subunit POP5; the protein is MVRFKNRYITVEIVSPTVPEYKALSLKSKLFNDMIFEKIQQLHGDFGVAAVKNGFLTKYCNENTRIAIIRSRHGPHRFVTSSLPFITRIGKLEVSLKTLHVGATLKHSFKFIQKHQRLYLENMWSKLRTDEERNAFEVAVKDFTKTDISLNIERIAYFIFLF
- the LOC113399789 gene encoding FGGY carbohydrate kinase domain-containing protein — protein: MNLKYFIGVDVGSGSVRAAVVDKSGHIIKTAVKNLNTWKPKADYYEQSSNNVWECCEYVIKAVVENIDPENVKGIGFDATCSLVALDKNGNPKAVSDSCNNEQNIIMWMDHRAQAEADFINKTGHGILEYVGGKVSLEMEMPKLLWLKKNLPNQWPEYGFFFDLPDFLTWKATGSLSRSLCSLVCKWNYECSIDGKRGWNMDFMRQIGLDDLADEDFKKLGKKVLMPGDYCGGLTNEVARSLNLLPGTPVATSIIDAHAGGLGMIGAKGQNIDDNMSSRLGLICGTSTCHMAVNTEPILVKGVWGPYFSAMVPNMWLNEGGQSSSGMLLDFVIASHSAGAKLLNNCSSGDARNHLRKLLTQMANNQGLEDVSLLTKDFHVWPDFHGNRSPLSDPAMKGMVIGLTINHSEENLALLYLATIQALSYGTRHIIDALRQAGYAPFKSLPVCGGITKDPLFVQIQADSVGLPVLKPHEKESVLVGAAILGACASSYFNNVQAAIQSMGGTADVVKPNLKIKSYHDKKYQVFLKMFQDQIQYRSIMNC